A portion of the Pseudomonadota bacterium genome contains these proteins:
- a CDS encoding NAD(P)/FAD-dependent oxidoreductase — MPDRYDAISIGSGLGGLTASALAALEGSRALVLERHTKIGGAASCFTRNGVLLEAGLHQIDGLDAGDCKNLLVARLALRESIRFIPTGEFYAVRSSVLGEPFVMPYGEAAAREALALRFPRHEAALKTYFDTILAIRRKIASVARHQGARLRWILQAPILPIRFWIIGKHERTCLGPFLDRLFGGDEAVKIALGANLGYYGADPNAVSLLFFAAGQGSFYLGGCHYIAGGGQALSDHLAGIVRSRGGAVETGRRVDRILVDGGRARGVEHVDAVSGGDRRTALAGALFGNAAPAHLGAMLPEERRGRFEEAYAAFPYSASLWQLYLVLDRPPASFGADAYSTFVFPDWQRTLRDFPEGLRLVGAAPAGRVPCYVLVDYDRLNAGIGGPGNHVAVLCGLDTLANWSALSPAEYEDRKAAWTESLLADLERRYPGMRGSLRHVEMATARTMARYLGTPEGAVYGYDQVPSAAGRFRPTAWTATPGVYLASAFARPGGGFTGAMMAGAGAFRAAVRDKTLRKKTTS, encoded by the coding sequence ATGCCGGACCGCTACGACGCCATCTCCATCGGCTCCGGGCTCGGCGGGCTCACCGCGAGCGCCCTCGCCGCCCTCGAGGGCAGCCGCGCGCTCGTGCTCGAGCGCCACACGAAGATCGGCGGCGCCGCGTCGTGCTTCACCCGCAACGGCGTCCTCCTCGAGGCCGGGCTGCACCAGATCGACGGGCTCGACGCGGGCGACTGCAAGAACCTGCTGGTCGCGCGGCTCGCGCTCCGCGAGTCGATCCGGTTCATCCCGACCGGCGAGTTCTACGCGGTTCGATCCTCCGTCCTCGGCGAGCCGTTCGTCATGCCCTACGGCGAAGCCGCCGCGCGGGAGGCTTTGGCCCTCCGCTTCCCGCGGCACGAGGCCGCGCTGAAGACGTACTTCGACACGATCCTGGCCATCCGCCGCAAGATCGCCTCCGTCGCGCGGCACCAGGGCGCGCGGCTGCGGTGGATCCTGCAGGCGCCGATCCTGCCGATCCGCTTCTGGATCATCGGCAAGCACGAGCGGACGTGCCTGGGCCCGTTCCTGGATCGGCTTTTCGGCGGCGACGAGGCGGTGAAGATCGCCCTCGGGGCGAACCTCGGCTACTACGGCGCGGACCCGAACGCCGTCTCGCTCCTGTTCTTCGCCGCGGGCCAGGGCTCCTTCTACCTCGGCGGCTGCCACTACATCGCGGGCGGCGGCCAGGCGCTCTCCGACCACCTCGCGGGAATCGTCCGATCGCGCGGCGGGGCCGTCGAGACCGGGCGCCGCGTGGATCGCATCCTCGTCGACGGCGGACGCGCGCGGGGCGTGGAGCACGTCGACGCGGTCTCGGGCGGCGACCGGCGGACGGCGCTCGCGGGCGCCCTCTTCGGGAACGCCGCCCCGGCGCACCTCGGCGCGATGCTGCCCGAGGAGCGGCGCGGGCGCTTCGAGGAGGCGTACGCCGCCTTCCCGTACTCCGCCTCCCTCTGGCAGCTCTACCTGGTGCTCGACCGGCCGCCGGCCTCGTTCGGCGCGGACGCGTACTCGACCTTCGTGTTCCCGGACTGGCAGCGCACGCTGCGCGACTTTCCCGAGGGCCTCCGCCTCGTCGGCGCGGCGCCGGCGGGACGGGTGCCGTGCTACGTGCTCGTCGACTACGACCGCCTGAACGCCGGGATCGGCGGCCCGGGAAACCACGTCGCCGTCTTGTGCGGGCTCGACACGCTCGCGAACTGGAGCGCGCTGTCGCCGGCGGAGTACGAGGATCGCAAGGCGGCGTGGACCGAGTCGCTCCTCGCGGATCTCGAGCGCCGGTACCCGGGGATGCGCGGCTCCTTGAGGCACGTCGAGATGGCCACCGCGCGCACGATGGCGCGGTACCTCGGCACGCCCGAGGGCGCCGTCTACGGCTACGATCAGGTGCCGTCGGCGGCCGGTCGCTTCCGCCCCACGGCCTGGACCGCGACCCCGGGCGTCTACCTCGCGTCCGCCTTCGCCCGCCCGGGCGGCGGCTTCACGGGCGCGATGATGGCCGGCGCCGGTGCGTTCCGCGCCGCGGTCCGTGACAAGACCTTGCGGAAAAAAACCACCTCCTGA
- a CDS encoding CDP-alcohol phosphatidyltransferase family protein, translated as MKNAANIMTLARIVLMPIPGWLLYQGAPHLYACVAAIFLIGITDWLDGIVARRQGPTVLGGLLDPIADKIFVAVIFLPLAERAVPEWGRTVVPVWMICCIFLRDFLVTSLRTSLLLRDAPMRTSALAKTKTAVQMVGVGYILFYYATFLSKAPDWITWVAVLAPILAPLSLILYRLARGRKQGRRSLTMAGLMAAEAAARYFLGADGASWITLYGITALTVVSGASYLSDAWSALRGSSGGLRELGRFALDGVLVPLAFLLLLGRFDDFGASAMIILAVTLELSAGGLSNLVASHKIAPRFLWLALKSVLQIALCGAALAIDLCDLRAPSRAGVGLIAAATAVTVAFFVVSFVRHRKLYLGAL; from the coding sequence ATGAAGAACGCCGCGAACATCATGACGCTCGCGCGGATCGTGCTCATGCCGATCCCGGGCTGGCTGCTCTACCAGGGCGCGCCGCACCTCTACGCTTGCGTCGCAGCGATCTTCCTCATCGGGATCACGGACTGGCTCGACGGCATCGTCGCGCGGCGCCAGGGCCCCACGGTGCTCGGCGGGCTCCTCGATCCCATCGCGGACAAGATCTTCGTGGCCGTCATCTTCCTGCCGCTCGCCGAGCGCGCCGTGCCCGAGTGGGGGCGCACCGTCGTCCCGGTGTGGATGATCTGCTGCATCTTCTTGCGCGACTTCCTCGTGACGTCGCTGCGCACGAGCCTCCTGCTCCGCGACGCGCCCATGCGCACGTCCGCGCTCGCGAAGACCAAGACCGCGGTGCAGATGGTCGGCGTCGGCTACATCCTCTTCTACTACGCGACCTTCCTCTCGAAGGCGCCCGACTGGATCACCTGGGTCGCCGTGCTCGCGCCGATCCTGGCGCCGCTCAGCCTGATCCTGTACCGGCTCGCGCGCGGGCGGAAGCAGGGCAGGAGGAGCCTGACGATGGCCGGGCTGATGGCCGCGGAGGCCGCCGCCCGCTACTTCCTCGGAGCGGACGGGGCGAGCTGGATCACGCTCTACGGGATCACGGCGCTCACGGTCGTGAGCGGCGCCTCCTACCTCTCCGACGCGTGGAGCGCGCTCCGCGGCAGCTCCGGCGGGCTGCGGGAGCTCGGCCGCTTCGCCCTCGACGGCGTGCTCGTCCCGCTCGCCTTCCTGCTCCTGCTCGGCCGCTTCGACGACTTCGGCGCGAGCGCCATGATCATCCTGGCGGTCACGCTGGAGCTCTCCGCCGGCGGCCTCTCGAACCTCGTCGCGTCGCACAAGATCGCGCCGCGCTTCCTCTGGCTCGCGCTCAAGTCCGTCCTCCAGATCGCGCTGTGCGGGGCCGCGCTCGCGATCGACCTCTGCGATCTGCGCGCGCCGTCACGGGCCGGCGTGGGGCTCATCGCGGCCGCGACGGCGGTCACCGTCGCCTTCTTCGTCGTCTCTTTCGTCCGCCACCGCAAGCTGTACCTCGGCGCCCTGTAG
- a CDS encoding RNA methyltransferase, translating to MSTRTRELKDAFRPRPMAERERELARNDARGVIEALGPRLSEERRHRIDAVVANRTSRLQVALEGVHDPHNAAAVVRTADAFGVQRVHIVEHGVRFRASRKVTQGTHKWVDISVWKTPEPFVAAMHDAGARVLVAAMDAAADIRELDAARPMALVFGNEADGISEELRELADGAFRIPMYGFVESLNVSVAAAIAISTLRARGGGDLPRAEADELRARFYLRAVRAGYEIACLEIGGRAPR from the coding sequence ATGTCGACGCGCACGAGGGAGCTGAAGGACGCGTTCCGCCCGCGGCCGATGGCCGAGAGGGAGCGGGAGCTCGCGCGGAACGACGCCCGCGGGGTGATCGAGGCGCTCGGGCCGAGGCTCTCCGAGGAGCGGCGGCACCGCATCGACGCGGTCGTCGCGAACCGCACCTCGCGCCTGCAGGTCGCGCTCGAGGGGGTCCACGATCCGCACAACGCTGCCGCCGTGGTCCGCACCGCCGACGCGTTCGGCGTGCAGCGCGTGCACATCGTGGAGCACGGGGTCCGGTTCCGCGCGTCGCGCAAGGTGACCCAAGGCACCCACAAGTGGGTCGACATCTCGGTCTGGAAGACCCCCGAGCCGTTCGTCGCGGCGATGCACGACGCGGGCGCCCGTGTGCTCGTCGCGGCGATGGATGCCGCGGCGGACATCCGCGAGCTCGACGCGGCGCGCCCGATGGCGCTCGTGTTCGGCAACGAGGCGGACGGCATCTCCGAGGAGCTGCGGGAGCTCGCGGACGGCGCGTTCAGGATCCCGATGTACGGGTTCGTCGAGAGCCTCAACGTCTCGGTCGCGGCCGCGATCGCGATCTCGACGCTCCGGGCGCGCGGCGGCGGCGATCTCCCCCGCGCCGAAGCCGACGAGCTGCGGGCCCGCTTCTATCTCCGCGCGGTCCGCGCGGGCTACGAGATCGCCTGCCTCGAGATCGGCGGTCGCGCGCCGAGGTAG
- a CDS encoding sulfatase-like hydrolase/transferase → MTHLRGRRPGLGGVPFAAAVAFAVSLGCDPPVPREAAIEAKDTPAVVDAPAPLRTPPAPRAQRAKPDLLPVDGDAPNVVLIVVDTMRTDVTSLFPDGYDATPFLAELAEKGVVFRNAYSTSSWTVPAMYSLMTGLYPSQHGMTAGYFAGEKVVDQAVLPQAAYTLAEQLRDLEYDTFGVCTNQHLAAKYGMGQGFDRYVGDTFLKLPFPDLAVESLAPEILASPRYFLWLHYFDPHHPYGANLPWFDEWNRSGFADFQAISLDALSRFYRGRHGLGPEDQLPVNVLVPLMRRAVAIRWGHPKNFFASMPPGDGPPAAGTTEARYLDFLKAAYASEVRKADESIRSVAGELRFDDDDLVIVVSDHGEELMEHGEIGHRWLGSVSQELIRVPLLIKFPGNRGAGRVIDAPVSLVDLVPTIRAALGQPPMEELPGTDLAALLERGAAADREIYCELAEGGARLHCAIAYPWKLVQNETSGTARLYDLSRDPGEDDDVSAEHPDVVERLKEALSASDAKGAAQWPTPGSASVSADELSRLRSLGYVD, encoded by the coding sequence ATGACACACTTGCGGGGCAGGCGTCCGGGCCTGGGGGGCGTTCCGTTCGCGGCCGCCGTGGCGTTCGCCGTGTCGCTCGGCTGCGATCCGCCCGTCCCGCGGGAAGCGGCGATCGAGGCTAAGGACACGCCGGCGGTCGTCGACGCTCCGGCGCCCCTTAGGACGCCGCCCGCGCCGCGCGCACAACGTGCGAAGCCGGACCTCCTCCCCGTGGACGGGGACGCCCCGAACGTCGTGCTAATCGTGGTCGACACGATGCGCACCGACGTCACGAGCCTGTTCCCGGACGGCTACGACGCGACGCCGTTCCTCGCCGAGCTCGCCGAGAAGGGCGTCGTGTTCAGGAACGCGTACTCGACCTCCTCCTGGACCGTGCCGGCCATGTACTCCCTCATGACCGGCCTGTACCCCTCGCAGCACGGCATGACGGCCGGCTACTTCGCCGGGGAGAAGGTCGTCGATCAGGCGGTGCTGCCGCAGGCCGCCTACACGCTCGCCGAGCAGCTGCGCGACCTCGAGTACGACACGTTCGGAGTCTGCACGAACCAGCACCTCGCCGCGAAGTACGGCATGGGGCAGGGCTTCGACAGATACGTGGGCGACACGTTCCTCAAGCTGCCGTTTCCCGATCTCGCGGTCGAGAGCCTCGCGCCGGAGATCCTCGCGTCGCCGCGGTACTTCCTGTGGCTGCACTACTTCGATCCGCACCACCCGTACGGCGCGAACCTCCCGTGGTTCGACGAGTGGAACCGCTCCGGGTTCGCCGACTTCCAGGCCATCTCGCTCGACGCGCTGTCCCGCTTCTACCGCGGTCGGCACGGCCTCGGGCCCGAGGACCAGCTGCCCGTCAACGTCCTCGTCCCGCTCATGCGGCGCGCCGTCGCGATCAGGTGGGGGCACCCCAAGAACTTCTTCGCCTCGATGCCACCGGGCGACGGCCCGCCCGCAGCGGGGACGACCGAGGCGCGGTACCTCGACTTCCTCAAGGCCGCGTACGCGAGCGAGGTGCGCAAGGCGGACGAGTCGATCCGGAGCGTCGCAGGCGAGCTGCGCTTCGACGACGACGACCTCGTGATCGTCGTCTCCGACCACGGCGAGGAGCTCATGGAGCACGGCGAGATCGGCCACAGGTGGCTCGGCTCGGTGTCGCAGGAGCTGATCCGCGTCCCGCTCCTGATCAAGTTCCCCGGAAACAGGGGCGCCGGCCGCGTCATCGACGCGCCGGTGTCGCTCGTGGATCTCGTGCCGACGATCCGCGCCGCCCTCGGGCAGCCGCCGATGGAGGAGCTGCCGGGAACGGACCTCGCGGCGCTGCTCGAGCGGGGAGCCGCGGCCGACCGCGAGATCTACTGCGAGCTCGCCGAGGGCGGGGCGCGGCTCCACTGCGCGATCGCGTACCCTTGGAAGCTCGTGCAGAACGAGACGAGCGGAACCGCGCGCCTCTACGACCTCTCGCGCGATCCGGGGGAGGACGACGACGTTTCGGCCGAACACCCGGACGTCGTCGAGAGGCTGAAGGAGGCGCTCTCCGCGTCGGACGCGAAGGGCGCGGCCCAGTGGCCGACGCCCGGCTCGGCGAGCGTCTCCGCGGACGAGCTCTCCCGCCTGCGCAGCCTGGGGTACGTGGATTGA
- a CDS encoding MBL fold metallo-hydrolase: MRPALALVVALAAASCGGDGFYSLVQRDGVWWFESPDGDELVSLGVNHVEPVLLASAQNRDVFAKRYGADLFDENGAAVVGSAAAARWMADSVAQLRGWGFNSLGVHNPIPQREMPYVAKFRPLPLDGWEGLERRYADPFSPATAAYLKKAASVWCAKNARDPLILGVSFNDMPIWRTSPARIHEWVRFVMGLGPDAPGKRRWVQLLQRSYPGPVAAAAAYGAPARTWDELLAFTEWGDPRAPWLAYRDANAFLPEIADAWYGAIGGAIRSCDPNHVILGDKLEGAADLPTWLYPIVGRHFDAAYIQWYATADRQEAKLAELHAATGEPILMGDSSFSHPNENVAAPKGVHVGTERKVGKAYARYLRAMMRKPYVVGWHFCGYIEGSPDLARFHPYFAIQNGLLRPDGTPYQEALEGVIAANAKAARWHERAKPDDGRVWAFRGARKGAKRCRRSERKLFSISQIDNNVFNLEGVAVPGLKVPNKSVGWVITDEGVVVIDTGSPQAGLTAKALIRSMTDKPIRYIVYTHHHGTQLGGARAIEDPGTKVIAHQDLVVELDLMRKLHRYNARLNSIQFNMPFSGEGSRPPDFRYPDVTYADTHAFELGGTRFELHHVVGETDDYTVVYLPKQKIVWAADLMGPSVPMIGSPMKIVRDDVRWRMGLEKIKSFGPQVLVLSVGPPMCEPAAIEAKLDATIDYFNFLNDAVSAELNAGSTLERALENIRVPDDIAENPWLGAERYGCLDFNVKGMFSRYSGWFDQNGTSIDRAPSADKARLFVEDMGGRGDVLARIAALEGVGDRRLALEYVDLLLESDRGDKEAHRIKGRLLRALGAKNGDNPIMRHMYGRLATVEEEAGR, from the coding sequence TTGAGGCCCGCGCTCGCGCTGGTCGTCGCCCTCGCGGCCGCGTCGTGCGGCGGGGACGGCTTCTACTCGCTCGTGCAGCGCGACGGCGTCTGGTGGTTCGAGTCGCCGGACGGCGACGAGCTCGTGTCGCTCGGCGTGAACCACGTCGAGCCGGTGCTGCTCGCGTCCGCGCAGAACCGCGACGTCTTCGCGAAGCGCTACGGCGCGGATCTCTTCGACGAGAACGGCGCGGCGGTCGTCGGGAGCGCGGCCGCGGCGCGTTGGATGGCCGACAGCGTCGCGCAGCTGCGGGGGTGGGGGTTCAACAGCCTCGGCGTGCACAACCCGATCCCGCAGCGGGAGATGCCGTACGTCGCCAAGTTCCGGCCGCTGCCGCTCGACGGGTGGGAGGGGCTCGAGCGGCGCTACGCGGATCCGTTCAGTCCCGCCACGGCTGCGTACCTGAAGAAGGCGGCGTCGGTCTGGTGCGCGAAGAACGCCCGCGATCCGCTCATCCTGGGCGTGAGCTTCAACGACATGCCGATCTGGCGCACCTCGCCCGCGCGGATCCACGAGTGGGTGCGGTTCGTCATGGGGCTCGGCCCGGACGCGCCCGGCAAGCGGCGGTGGGTGCAGCTCCTGCAGCGGAGCTACCCGGGCCCCGTGGCGGCGGCCGCGGCGTACGGCGCCCCGGCGCGGACCTGGGACGAGCTCCTCGCGTTCACGGAGTGGGGCGATCCGCGCGCGCCCTGGCTCGCGTACAGGGACGCGAACGCCTTCCTGCCGGAGATCGCCGACGCGTGGTACGGCGCGATCGGCGGCGCGATCCGATCGTGCGACCCGAACCACGTGATCCTCGGCGACAAGCTCGAGGGCGCGGCCGACCTCCCCACGTGGCTCTACCCGATCGTCGGGCGCCACTTCGACGCCGCCTACATCCAGTGGTACGCGACCGCCGACCGGCAGGAGGCAAAGCTCGCGGAGCTCCACGCCGCGACCGGCGAGCCGATCCTCATGGGCGACTCGTCGTTCTCGCACCCCAACGAGAACGTCGCGGCGCCCAAGGGCGTGCACGTGGGCACCGAGCGGAAGGTCGGGAAGGCGTACGCGAGGTACCTCCGCGCGATGATGAGGAAGCCGTACGTCGTCGGCTGGCACTTCTGCGGGTACATCGAGGGCTCGCCTGACCTCGCGCGGTTCCACCCGTACTTCGCGATCCAGAACGGGCTCCTCCGGCCGGACGGCACGCCGTACCAGGAGGCGCTCGAGGGGGTGATCGCGGCGAACGCGAAGGCCGCGAGGTGGCACGAGCGCGCGAAGCCCGACGACGGCCGGGTGTGGGCGTTCAGGGGCGCGAGGAAGGGCGCGAAGCGATGCCGCCGCTCCGAGCGCAAGCTGTTCTCGATCTCGCAGATCGACAACAACGTCTTCAACCTCGAGGGCGTCGCCGTGCCGGGGCTCAAGGTCCCGAACAAGAGCGTCGGCTGGGTGATCACCGACGAGGGCGTCGTCGTCATCGACACGGGATCGCCGCAGGCGGGCCTCACCGCGAAGGCGCTCATCCGCTCCATGACCGACAAGCCGATCCGGTACATCGTCTACACGCACCACCACGGCACGCAGCTCGGCGGCGCGCGCGCCATCGAGGATCCCGGGACCAAGGTGATCGCGCACCAGGACCTCGTCGTGGAGCTCGATCTGATGCGCAAGCTGCACAGGTACAACGCGCGCCTGAACAGCATCCAGTTCAACATGCCGTTCTCGGGCGAGGGCTCGCGGCCGCCGGACTTCCGCTACCCGGACGTCACGTACGCCGACACCCACGCGTTCGAGCTCGGCGGCACGCGGTTCGAGCTGCACCACGTCGTGGGCGAGACCGACGACTACACGGTCGTCTACCTGCCGAAGCAGAAGATCGTGTGGGCGGCGGATCTCATGGGGCCTTCGGTGCCGATGATCGGCAGCCCGATGAAGATCGTGCGCGATGACGTGCGGTGGCGCATGGGGCTCGAGAAGATCAAGTCGTTCGGCCCGCAGGTGCTCGTCCTCTCGGTGGGTCCGCCGATGTGCGAGCCCGCCGCGATCGAGGCGAAGCTCGACGCGACGATCGACTACTTCAACTTCCTGAACGACGCCGTGTCCGCAGAGCTGAACGCGGGCTCGACGCTGGAGCGGGCGCTCGAGAACATCCGCGTCCCGGACGACATCGCCGAGAACCCGTGGCTCGGCGCCGAGCGCTACGGCTGCCTCGACTTCAACGTGAAGGGGATGTTCAGCCGCTACTCGGGCTGGTTCGACCAGAACGGCACGAGCATCGACCGGGCGCCGAGCGCGGACAAGGCGCGGCTGTTCGTCGAGGACATGGGCGGGCGGGGCGACGTGCTCGCGCGGATCGCGGCGCTCGAAGGGGTGGGGGACCGGCGGCTCGCGCTCGAGTACGTGGACCTCCTGCTCGAGTCGGATCGGGGGGACAAGGAGGCGCACAGGATCAAGGGCCGCCTCCTGCGCGCGCTGGGCGCGAAGAACGGCGACAACCCGATCATGCGGCACATGTACGGCCGCCTCGCCACCGTCGAGGAGGAGGCCGGCCGGTAG
- a CDS encoding glycoside hydrolase family 5 protein: MGRALGLAWLCSFACWACSDDAPGGGTTDTDSDTDSDSDSDSDTDTDSDTDTDSDTDSDTDSDTDTDADGDWLYTEGNHIYTPGDEVWHGRGVNIHDTRSCWACADSAPVPEEVERRVDEAVDIWGATFLRLDLESYPDDGGWAVQWQGVLDDAAYFDDLEQIVDHIGSKAGVYVLVSLWVDPTFSDMGWPTADTIPIWEALAEAFAFDAHVLFGLCNEPEYNFDGALDADVWTAMNDAVAAIRAVEDELGAPHHVVTVQGTGGWARHLDYYVTHPITAGDGDNVAYEVHVYDPESDFDDRFVTPSATLPVIIGEYGPADGYMTLDDSEALQAAAQEVEVPYLAWTFHANCAPNLLVDNSGGGCGVDMALEPTEWGTLVMDDLAVDW, translated from the coding sequence ATGGGAAGGGCTCTTGGCTTGGCTTGGCTCTGCTCCTTCGCGTGCTGGGCGTGCTCCGACGACGCGCCGGGCGGCGGGACGACCGACACGGACTCGGACACGGATTCGGACTCCGACTCAGACTCAGACACGGACACCGATTCCGACACGGACACCGACTCCGACACGGATTCCGACACCGACAGCGACACCGACACGGACGCGGACGGCGACTGGTTGTACACCGAGGGCAACCACATCTACACGCCGGGCGACGAGGTGTGGCACGGCCGCGGCGTGAACATCCACGACACCCGTTCCTGCTGGGCGTGCGCGGATTCCGCGCCCGTCCCCGAGGAGGTCGAGCGGCGCGTGGACGAGGCGGTGGACATTTGGGGCGCGACGTTCCTGCGGCTCGATCTCGAGAGCTACCCGGACGACGGCGGCTGGGCGGTCCAGTGGCAGGGCGTGCTCGACGACGCGGCGTACTTCGACGATCTCGAGCAGATCGTCGACCACATCGGCTCGAAGGCGGGCGTGTACGTGCTCGTTTCGCTCTGGGTCGATCCGACGTTCAGCGACATGGGCTGGCCCACCGCGGACACGATCCCGATCTGGGAGGCGCTCGCCGAGGCGTTCGCGTTCGACGCCCACGTGCTCTTCGGCCTGTGCAACGAGCCGGAGTACAACTTCGACGGCGCGCTGGACGCCGACGTCTGGACCGCGATGAACGACGCGGTGGCCGCGATCCGCGCGGTGGAGGACGAGCTCGGCGCGCCCCACCACGTCGTCACGGTGCAGGGCACCGGCGGATGGGCGCGGCACCTCGACTACTACGTCACCCACCCGATCACCGCCGGGGACGGCGATAACGTCGCCTACGAGGTGCACGTCTACGACCCGGAGAGCGACTTCGACGACCGGTTCGTCACGCCGTCCGCGACCCTGCCGGTGATCATCGGCGAGTACGGCCCGGCCGACGGGTACATGACCCTGGACGACTCCGAGGCGCTGCAGGCCGCGGCGCAGGAGGTCGAGGTGCCGTACCTCGCGTGGACGTTTCACGCGAACTGCGCGCCGAACCTGCTCGTCGACAACTCGGGCGGCGGCTGCGGCGTGGACATGGCGCTCGAGCCGACCGAGTGGGGAACCCTCGTGATGGACGACCTCGCCGTGGACTGGTAG
- a CDS encoding transglutaminase produces the protein MRRVIIIGIALGLSAAALEAEAGPKKSPAPIAATADEEPFSRAFALAADKPGGMAFDGALLWIADRLGGAVVGVDPATGAERARLKAPGPFPTGVAFDGALLWVADRDTGRLFGIDTAKKLVVRQVDGPGTPLSLAFDGSDLWVADGKRLHRVMRSDGTTIVSFNAPPWDGKGRASEQLGMTFADGYLWVSDRKTNTIYKVEPAGGEVVDTIRAPGPFPSGLAIVGGRLLVADVQAQAVDALDLSALPRLVRRDPRRETVVLRRRITNRGPDVVAEAHAYLALPVPAPSQALVGEPAFEPAPKEIVTDQWGQRFAHFEARDLRPGRSLDVRMTVSATLFAVHTHIDPARVGDLRSVPKAVKDKYLADGAKYDVRHPSIRKHLAAALAGEDRPYWMIRRIAAYIAEKMEYEMTGGWNTAPTVIDRGTGSCSEYTFVFIAMCRAAGIPARYAGAIVVRGDDASTDEVFHRWAEVYLPGYGWVPADAQAADKPSPEERGAVLGNLDNRFVITTVSGGGSEYLEWDYNSFARWTCKGRCDVEDLHLGDWYPMGKKAP, from the coding sequence ATGAGAAGAGTCATCATCATCGGAATCGCGCTCGGCCTGTCTGCCGCCGCGCTCGAGGCCGAGGCCGGCCCGAAGAAGTCGCCGGCGCCTATAGCGGCCACCGCGGACGAGGAGCCGTTCTCGCGGGCGTTCGCGCTCGCCGCGGACAAGCCGGGCGGCATGGCGTTCGACGGCGCGCTCCTGTGGATCGCGGACCGCCTCGGCGGCGCGGTGGTCGGCGTGGATCCGGCGACCGGCGCCGAGAGGGCGCGGCTCAAGGCCCCCGGCCCGTTCCCGACCGGCGTCGCGTTCGACGGCGCGCTCCTGTGGGTCGCGGATCGGGACACCGGTCGCCTGTTCGGGATCGACACGGCGAAGAAGCTCGTCGTGCGCCAGGTGGACGGCCCCGGGACGCCGCTCTCGCTGGCGTTCGACGGCTCGGATCTCTGGGTCGCGGACGGCAAGCGGCTGCACCGCGTCATGCGCTCGGACGGCACGACGATCGTCTCGTTCAACGCGCCGCCGTGGGACGGCAAGGGCCGCGCGAGCGAGCAGCTCGGCATGACCTTCGCCGACGGCTACCTCTGGGTGTCGGATCGCAAGACGAACACCATCTACAAGGTGGAGCCGGCGGGCGGCGAGGTCGTGGATACGATCCGGGCGCCCGGGCCGTTCCCGTCCGGGCTCGCGATCGTCGGCGGCAGGCTGCTCGTCGCCGACGTGCAGGCGCAGGCCGTCGACGCGCTCGACCTGTCCGCCCTGCCCCGGCTCGTCCGGCGCGATCCGAGGCGCGAGACGGTCGTGCTGCGCCGCAGGATCACGAACCGCGGCCCGGACGTCGTCGCCGAGGCGCACGCCTACCTGGCGCTGCCTGTGCCCGCGCCCAGCCAGGCGCTCGTCGGGGAGCCGGCGTTCGAGCCCGCGCCGAAGGAGATCGTCACCGATCAGTGGGGGCAGCGCTTCGCCCACTTCGAGGCGCGCGATCTGCGGCCCGGCCGGAGCCTGGACGTGCGGATGACCGTGAGCGCCACCCTGTTCGCGGTACACACGCACATCGATCCGGCGCGCGTCGGCGATCTCCGCTCCGTCCCCAAGGCCGTGAAGGACAAGTACCTCGCGGACGGCGCGAAGTACGACGTGAGGCACCCGTCGATCAGGAAGCACCTCGCCGCGGCGCTCGCGGGCGAGGACCGGCCGTACTGGATGATCCGGAGGATCGCTGCCTACATCGCCGAGAAGATGGAGTACGAGATGACCGGCGGCTGGAACACGGCGCCGACCGTGATCGACCGCGGCACCGGCTCGTGCTCGGAGTACACGTTCGTGTTCATCGCCATGTGCCGCGCGGCGGGCATCCCGGCGCGGTACGCGGGCGCGATCGTCGTGCGCGGTGACGACGCGAGCACGGACGAGGTGTTCCACCGCTGGGCGGAGGTCTACCTCCCCGGCTACGGCTGGGTGCCGGCCGACGCGCAGGCCGCGGACAAGCCCTCCCCGGAGGAGCGCGGCGCGGTGCTCGGCAACCTGGACAACAGGTTCGTGATCACGACCGTGAGCGGCGGCGGCTCCGAGTACCTTGAGTGGGACTACAACTCGTTCGCGCGCTGGACGTGCAAGGGCCGCTGCGACGTCGAGGACCTGCACCTGGGCGACTGGTATCCGATGGGAAAAAAGGCGCCTTAG
- a CDS encoding PIN domain-containing protein produces the protein MPDKVFVDTNILIYAHDSDAGRKRELASAILVELWQSRRGTLSTQVLQEFYVNVTRKIAHPLDREVASEIVERYAAWRPISGDHELLLSAFQMERRFSLSFWDAMIAAAAVRSGAKTLLTEDLQHGQLLDSIRIENPFL, from the coding sequence ATGCCCGATAAAGTGTTCGTCGACACGAACATCCTCATCTACGCTCACGACTCAGACGCCGGTCGGAAGCGCGAGCTCGCCTCGGCAATCCTTGTCGAGCTCTGGCAGTCGCGCCGCGGGACGCTGAGCACCCAAGTGCTGCAAGAGTTCTATGTCAACGTCACGCGCAAGATCGCTCACCCTCTCGACCGCGAGGTCGCAAGTGAAATCGTCGAGCGCTACGCAGCCTGGCGACCGATCTCGGGCGACCACGAGCTACTCCTTTCGGCTTTTCAGATGGAGAGGCGTTTCTCGCTGTCGTTCTGGGACGCCATGATCGCGGCGGCTGCCGTCCGCTCCGGCGCGAAGACGCTGCTCACCGAAGATCTCCAGCACGGACAATTGCTCGACAGTATCAGGATCGAGAATCCGTTTCTCTAA